Proteins encoded in a region of the Terriglobia bacterium genome:
- a CDS encoding beta-N-acetylhexosaminidase, whose protein sequence is MNNSDSTDRQQVSPARCVLLFAFAICIPFFPSSILAQQPMLIPQPRELHTRAQDFQVTPSLQIVLLTPVTSEDRFAAESIQNELKSMAGQEFPIVGSPEPPQGAPAIIMGRFDQPAMRNLLSAHHLSTEGVGNEGYVLDVHPDAIIVAGKDGAGLFYGVQTLRQLVVPVGQEAKAVAVTRDGRFKLTTEITPVAAILGVQARDWPSLQYRATQVDLSRGPVAKLSYLKKIVRTIAQFKMNQLYVYMEDSFRLQGQPLWGILSDTLSRSDWNELVAYAAPYHVTIVPRTEDCGHLHKVLRFEQYSSMAERPHGHVLAPEDPHEMGLLKAMYEQMLPVFTSPIYFVGCDETFALGTGRSKELVEKEGYGKVYVDHLNQVAQLVQSYNKQVMFSGDIATSHPEIIPSLPKGQIIDSWVYSAHESYDKWLKPFEGSGLKIFTCPWVGNTSVMVPDYEEAAYNIGHFLADGKKAGAIGTIVKAWNDDGETMFAPGWWSVIYGAACAWEDGLPDVQDFNRKFDWDFFRDTDPGLVEAMMSLGHINEIMRAGKPVETFDMRYGGASDGLFWQDPFSPAGREQVERMLPVASLIRQTAENSYTVFVNSASRARRNADSLESLEFAALRLDALGMRYQFVQEISERYEDATADQGETNRRRGGRGFGDISSTNGRLQDLRDYTTRLTELYRQLWLSENLPNWMPNILQLYRRNSDLWQDLIAKFSDIRYGLRNGQPLPSPESLGLLPGQQSATQ, encoded by the coding sequence ATGAACAATTCAGATTCAACCGACCGGCAGCAGGTTTCCCCGGCCCGATGCGTTCTGCTATTCGCATTCGCAATCTGCATTCCTTTTTTCCCTTCTAGCATCTTAGCGCAGCAGCCGATGCTGATCCCTCAGCCGCGCGAACTCCACACCCGCGCGCAAGACTTTCAGGTGACCCCAAGCCTGCAAATCGTTCTGTTGACGCCGGTGACAAGCGAAGACCGTTTTGCGGCGGAGAGCATCCAGAATGAACTGAAATCGATGGCGGGCCAGGAGTTTCCCATCGTGGGTTCGCCCGAGCCGCCGCAGGGCGCGCCCGCCATCATCATGGGACGCTTTGATCAGCCGGCGATGCGCAATCTTCTCTCGGCGCATCATCTCAGCACGGAAGGCGTGGGCAACGAGGGTTATGTTCTGGACGTTCATCCCGACGCCATCATAGTCGCCGGCAAAGACGGTGCTGGGCTGTTTTACGGCGTGCAAACTTTGCGCCAGCTTGTGGTTCCTGTGGGCCAGGAAGCGAAAGCCGTCGCTGTGACGCGTGACGGTCGGTTCAAACTCACGACGGAAATTACTCCTGTCGCCGCGATCCTCGGCGTGCAGGCCCGAGACTGGCCGTCGCTCCAATATCGCGCCACGCAGGTTGACCTGAGCCGCGGCCCCGTTGCCAAGCTGAGCTACCTCAAGAAGATTGTCCGCACCATCGCTCAGTTCAAGATGAACCAGCTCTACGTCTACATGGAGGATTCGTTCCGGCTTCAGGGTCAGCCGCTGTGGGGCATCCTGAGTGACACGCTTTCGCGCTCCGACTGGAACGAGCTGGTGGCCTACGCCGCCCCCTACCACGTGACCATCGTACCCAGAACCGAGGATTGCGGGCACCTGCACAAGGTCCTGCGGTTTGAGCAATACAGCAGCATGGCCGAGCGGCCGCACGGTCATGTGCTGGCCCCGGAAGATCCGCACGAAATGGGCTTGCTGAAAGCGATGTACGAACAGATGCTGCCGGTGTTTACGTCTCCGATCTACTTCGTGGGCTGCGATGAAACCTTTGCGCTGGGGACTGGCCGCAGCAAGGAACTGGTGGAAAAGGAGGGCTACGGCAAAGTTTACGTGGATCACCTGAACCAGGTTGCCCAACTCGTGCAAAGTTATAACAAGCAGGTGATGTTCTCGGGCGACATCGCCACCTCACATCCGGAAATCATTCCCAGCCTGCCCAAGGGCCAGATTATAGACAGTTGGGTTTACAGCGCCCACGAAAGCTACGACAAGTGGTTGAAGCCGTTCGAGGGCAGTGGTCTGAAAATCTTTACTTGCCCGTGGGTGGGCAACACCAGCGTTATGGTGCCCGATTACGAGGAGGCTGCGTACAACATCGGGCACTTCCTTGCGGATGGCAAGAAAGCCGGCGCGATCGGCACGATCGTGAAGGCCTGGAACGATGACGGCGAGACCATGTTTGCTCCCGGCTGGTGGTCCGTCATTTATGGCGCGGCCTGCGCGTGGGAAGACGGACTGCCGGATGTGCAGGACTTCAATCGCAAATTCGATTGGGATTTCTTCCGCGATACGGATCCCGGGCTTGTCGAAGCCATGATGAGTTTGGGCCACATCAATGAGATCATGCGGGCCGGCAAGCCTGTCGAGACGTTTGACATGCGTTATGGAGGCGCCAGCGACGGCCTTTTCTGGCAGGACCCCTTTTCGCCCGCCGGCCGGGAGCAGGTTGAGCGGATGCTGCCCGTGGCGTCACTGATCCGCCAGACGGCCGAAAACTCGTACACGGTTTTTGTGAACAGCGCCAGCCGCGCCAGGCGCAACGCCGACAGCCTCGAGAGCCTGGAGTTTGCCGCGCTACGACTGGATGCCCTTGGAATGCGCTATCAGTTCGTTCAGGAAATTTCCGAGCGTTACGAAGACGCGACGGCCGACCAGGGCGAAACGAATCGCCGGAGGGGTGGCAGAGGTTTTGGGGACATCAGCTCGACCAACGGGCGCTTGCAGGACCTGCGCGACTACACCACCCGCTTGACGGAGTTGTACCGCCAGCTTTGGCTGAGCGAGAACTTGCCCAACTGGATGCCGAACATACTCCAGCTCTACAGGCGCAACAGTGACTTGTGGCAGGACTTGATCGCAAAATTCTCCGACATTCGGTATGGATTGCGTAACGGGCAGCCGCTCCCGTCGCCAGAATCGCTGGGCTTGCTGCCCGGACAGCAAAGCGCCACGCAGTGA
- a CDS encoding peptidylprolyl isomerase — protein sequence MKIRHREIAIMVQSTILAGALGAMVCLGQTSPAPKPAGNPATQSATPAEASSPEKVVLKVGETKVTQADVDFLIGNLNPQVRQAVATQGRKPVGDEYAMMVLLSQKAQGEHLDAAPGIQRKIAFEKLQILAQEEYQKIAQGVQVSPDEINTYYTAHKDDFPEEAEIHEFVITKKPADAKAGEPGLSAEEARTRLTEIQKAVEAGTNMDEVAKKYDVPNTVLVDPKPVTVRKGQMIPALDKAAFDLQPNQFSAPLETQRAVVMLQMLSRHQPDVKSVTPQIEDNLRQEKVRATMDDMKAKANIWMDPDYFKEPPPSSGASEGTTTPAQP from the coding sequence ATGAAAATTCGTCATCGTGAAATCGCAATTATGGTTCAGAGCACTATTTTGGCAGGAGCTTTGGGAGCGATGGTTTGCCTTGGACAGACATCGCCCGCGCCAAAGCCTGCAGGCAACCCCGCAACCCAAAGCGCCACGCCCGCGGAGGCATCATCTCCGGAAAAAGTGGTGCTCAAAGTAGGAGAAACCAAGGTCACCCAGGCGGACGTTGATTTTCTCATTGGCAACCTCAACCCGCAGGTCCGGCAGGCCGTGGCGACCCAGGGACGGAAGCCCGTGGGCGACGAATACGCCATGATGGTCCTGCTTTCGCAGAAAGCGCAGGGTGAGCATCTGGATGCGGCGCCTGGTATTCAGCGGAAAATCGCGTTCGAGAAACTTCAGATTCTGGCCCAGGAGGAATACCAGAAAATTGCACAGGGCGTCCAGGTCAGCCCGGACGAGATCAACACCTATTACACTGCGCACAAGGACGACTTCCCGGAAGAGGCGGAAATCCACGAATTCGTAATCACGAAAAAGCCCGCAGACGCAAAGGCAGGCGAGCCGGGCCTTTCCGCCGAAGAGGCCAGGACACGCCTCACGGAAATCCAAAAAGCGGTTGAGGCGGGGACCAACATGGATGAGGTCGCGAAAAAATATGACGTCCCCAATACGGTCCTCGTGGACCCCAAGCCGGTGACTGTCCGCAAAGGGCAGATGATTCCCGCGCTCGACAAGGCAGCATTTGACCTTCAGCCGAACCAGTTCTCAGCGCCACTGGAAACGCAACGCGCAGTAGTTATGTTGCAGATGCTTTCACGCCACCAGCCCGACGTAAAATCCGTGACGCCCCAGATCGAGGACAACCTGCGGCAGGAGAAGGTGCGCGCAACAATGGACGACATGAAGGCCAAAGCGAATATCTGGATGGACCCGGATTACTTCAAGGAACCACCGCCTTCGAGCGGCGCATCCGAAGGAACAACGACTCCCGCGCAACCCTGA